The following proteins are co-located in the Pseudomonas antarctica genome:
- a CDS encoding DUF4337 domain-containing protein, whose translation MSEAFEVPSPHEKHVEHTTEHAHGRGDNFASRIAVMTALMATLGAMLSYQAGSTESEAAMDKNNAAIIKTEAANQWNYYQAKSSRQNLAELATHIPGVDAAHYKDEIERYKGQKEEVRKQAEKLEATSRDWDQKSEEALHQHHRWAQAMTAIQIAISLAAITLLTRKEWLKRMSYTAGGVAVILGSLAWLHL comes from the coding sequence ATGTCCGAAGCCTTCGAAGTCCCCAGCCCCCACGAAAAACACGTCGAACACACCACCGAACACGCCCATGGCCGTGGAGACAATTTCGCCAGCCGCATCGCTGTGATGACCGCCCTGATGGCCACCCTCGGCGCCATGCTCAGCTACCAGGCCGGCTCGACCGAAAGCGAAGCGGCAATGGACAAAAACAACGCCGCCATCATCAAGACCGAAGCCGCCAACCAGTGGAACTACTACCAGGCCAAATCCAGCCGACAAAACCTGGCGGAACTGGCCACCCATATTCCCGGTGTGGATGCTGCGCATTACAAGGATGAGATCGAACGCTACAAGGGCCAGAAGGAAGAAGTGCGCAAGCAGGCCGAGAAGCTTGAGGCGACTTCGCGGGACTGGGATCAGAAGTCCGAAGAGGCGCTGCACCAGCATCACCGTTGGGCCCAGGCGATGACGGCGATTCAGATCGCGATTTCGCTGGCGGCGATCACGTTGCTGACGCGTAAGGAGTGGTTGAAGCGGATGTCATACACCGCTGGCGGCGTGGCCGTGATATTGGGCAGCCTGGCGTGGCTGCATCTCTGA
- a CDS encoding HAD-IA family hydrolase, which produces MNAPRTAVGSIKAVIFDMDGLLLDTEGIYTEVTQIIAERYGRTYDWGIKQHIIGRGAQDLADYVVKALDLPITPAEFLRIREPLMSERFPKALGMPGAEALVRHLKAHNIPIAVGTSSSRNSFGHKTTLHREWFGLFGTIVTADDPEVGAAKPAPDIFLTAARRLGVAPQDCLVFEDSPFGVTAAKAANMTAIAVPDEAMADSKYQHADQIIRKLADFDLAAYGLPPFP; this is translated from the coding sequence ATGAATGCACCGCGTACCGCAGTCGGCTCGATCAAGGCCGTGATTTTCGATATGGACGGGTTATTGCTGGATACCGAAGGCATCTACACCGAAGTCACGCAGATCATCGCCGAACGCTACGGCCGTACCTACGACTGGGGCATCAAGCAGCACATCATCGGCCGAGGCGCTCAGGACCTGGCCGATTACGTGGTCAAGGCGCTGGACTTGCCGATCACGCCAGCAGAGTTTCTCAGAATCCGTGAACCGCTGATGAGCGAGCGTTTTCCCAAGGCCTTGGGCATGCCCGGGGCCGAGGCGCTGGTGCGGCACTTGAAGGCGCATAATATTCCGATCGCGGTGGGCACCAGTTCGTCGCGCAATTCGTTTGGCCACAAGACCACCTTGCACCGTGAATGGTTTGGCCTGTTCGGCACCATCGTCACGGCCGATGACCCGGAAGTCGGCGCCGCGAAACCTGCGCCGGATATCTTCCTGACCGCTGCGCGCCGCTTGGGCGTCGCGCCACAGGATTGCCTGGTGTTCGAGGATTCGCCGTTCGGTGTGACGGCCGCGAAAGCCGCCAACATGACCGCTATCGCCGTGCCCGATGAAGCCATGGCCGACAGCAAATACCAACATGCCGACCAGATCATCCGCAAACTCGCGGACTTCGATCTCGCCGCCTATGGCTTGCCACCTTTTCCCTGA
- a CDS encoding DMT family transporter encodes MNLSILYALAAAALFGASTPLAKSLGLGLSPVLLAGLLYLGSGIGLAGVRLIRDRGWKPSGLTRSEWPWLIGAIAFGGILGPVALMFGLTRTAGATASLMLNLESVLTAVIAWLVFRENADRRIVLGMLAIVLGGVVLSGSGGGGTSHDWTGPFAVAVACLCWGIDNNLTRKVSASDAVFIAGAKGLIAGVVNCSLALYLGAQIPGVAQLAPILLVGFLGYGISLVMFVLALRGLGSARTGAYFSTAPFLGAAIALLVMGESVTMAFWIASALMAVGVWLHLTERHAHEHLHEATEHGHRHVHDEHHQHEHGFEWDPAQPHSHVHVHSPMRHSHAHFPDVHHRHRH; translated from the coding sequence ATGAACCTCAGTATCCTGTACGCACTTGCCGCTGCCGCCCTCTTCGGCGCCAGCACGCCGCTCGCCAAAAGCCTCGGCCTGGGCCTCTCGCCCGTGCTGCTCGCGGGCCTGCTCTACCTCGGCAGCGGAATCGGCCTGGCCGGCGTGCGCCTTATCCGTGATCGCGGCTGGAAACCCAGCGGGCTGACCCGTTCCGAATGGCCGTGGCTGATCGGCGCCATCGCGTTCGGCGGCATCCTCGGGCCGGTCGCGTTGATGTTCGGCCTGACTCGCACAGCAGGCGCGACCGCTTCCCTGATGCTCAACCTTGAGTCGGTGCTGACCGCCGTTATCGCCTGGCTGGTATTCAGAGAAAACGCCGACCGGCGCATCGTCCTGGGCATGCTCGCAATCGTGCTGGGCGGCGTGGTGTTGTCAGGGTCCGGCGGTGGCGGCACGAGCCACGACTGGACCGGGCCGTTTGCCGTGGCGGTGGCCTGTTTGTGCTGGGGGATTGATAACAACCTGACGCGCAAGGTGTCTGCGTCGGACGCGGTGTTTATTGCGGGCGCCAAGGGATTAATTGCCGGGGTGGTGAATTGCAGTTTGGCGCTGTATCTCGGGGCGCAGATTCCGGGTGTTGCGCAGCTGGCGCCTATCTTGTTGGTTGGCTTTCTGGGGTATGGCATCAGCCTGGTCATGTTCGTGCTGGCATTGCGCGGTCTGGGCAGTGCGCGCACCGGCGCCTACTTTTCGACGGCGCCGTTCCTCGGTGCCGCGATTGCGTTGCTGGTGATGGGCGAGTCGGTGACCATGGCGTTCTGGATTGCGTCGGCGCTGATGGCCGTAGGTGTGTGGCTGCACCTGACGGAGCGGCATGCGCATGAGCATCTGCACGAGGCGACGGAGCATGGGCATCGGCACGTGCATGACGAGCATCATCAACATGAGCATGGGTTTGAATGGGACCCGGCGCAGCCGCATAGTCATGTGCATGTTCATAGCCCGATGAGGCATAGCCATGCGCATTTTCCGGATGTGCATCATCGGCACAGGCATTGA
- a CDS encoding 3-oxoacyl-ACP reductase family protein has product MTTQNLTGKVALIQGGSRGIGAAIVKRLAAQGAAVAFTYVSSAAKAEELQNVVISAGGKALAIQADSADATAIRNAVNATVEAFGRLDILVNNAGVLAIAPLEDFKLEDFDQTLAINVRSVFIATQEAAKHMGEGGRVINIGSTNAERMPFGGGGPYAMSKAALVGLTKGLARDLGPRGITINNVQPGPVDTDMNPANGEFAETLIGLMAVGRYGHVEEIASFVAYLAGPEAGYITGASLTIDGGFSA; this is encoded by the coding sequence ATGACCACACAAAACCTCACCGGCAAAGTCGCCTTGATCCAGGGCGGTTCCCGCGGCATTGGCGCTGCGATCGTAAAACGCCTGGCCGCACAAGGCGCAGCCGTCGCCTTCACTTACGTCAGTTCGGCCGCCAAGGCCGAAGAACTGCAGAACGTCGTGATCAGCGCAGGCGGCAAAGCCCTGGCCATTCAGGCCGACAGTGCTGACGCCACGGCGATTCGCAATGCGGTCAACGCCACCGTCGAAGCGTTCGGGCGCCTGGATATTCTGGTGAACAACGCCGGTGTATTGGCCATCGCGCCACTGGAGGATTTCAAGCTGGAAGACTTCGACCAGACCCTGGCGATCAATGTGCGCAGCGTGTTTATCGCCACTCAGGAAGCGGCCAAGCACATGGGTGAAGGCGGCCGCGTGATCAACATCGGCAGCACCAATGCCGAACGTATGCCGTTTGGCGGCGGTGGCCCCTACGCGATGAGCAAGGCGGCGCTGGTGGGCCTGACCAAAGGTTTGGCACGGGACCTGGGGCCACGCGGCATCACCATTAACAACGTGCAGCCTGGGCCGGTGGACACCGATATGAACCCCGCGAACGGTGAGTTTGCCGAAACGCTGATCGGGTTGATGGCGGTGGGGCGTTATGGCCACGTGGAGGAGATAGCGAGCTTTGTGGCTTACCTGGCCGGGCCGGAAGCGGGGTATATCACCGGTGCAAGCCTGACCATTGATGGTGGTTTCAGCGCCTAA
- a CDS encoding EAL domain-containing protein — translation MLALAALKTLNRLRLLGIRLSINDFGTGCSSLLRLCQVPFSEIKLAQEFTQFIDGPGHYRAVIRNTLVLAGNLGMQLVVEGIETAAQQDHLYEMGVQIGQGFLCAKPMAIDVFERWIQEPMTEACFQ, via the coding sequence GTGCTTGCGCTAGCAGCGTTGAAAACGCTTAATCGCCTGCGCCTATTGGGCATACGCCTATCGATTAATGACTTCGGCACGGGCTGTTCGTCACTTTTACGACTATGCCAGGTACCGTTTAGTGAAATAAAACTGGCGCAAGAGTTCACCCAATTTATCGACGGCCCCGGCCACTACCGTGCAGTCATTCGCAACACACTGGTTCTGGCCGGCAATTTGGGCATGCAACTGGTGGTGGAAGGTATCGAAACCGCGGCTCAGCAGGATCATTTGTATGAGATGGGGGTGCAGATTGGTCAGGGCTTTTTGTGTGCTAAACCGATGGCGATCGATGTATTTGAAAGGTGGATACAAGAACCGATGACAGAAGCCTGTTTCCAATAA
- a CDS encoding sensor domain-containing diguanylate cyclase has translation MTTRPKPKLNLRTLILIFVLLSAFATLVNSFWVTFKIQKQELIENALEVNKAYASRIALSVEQVLNSDLDKLKYGSGVIGKAFDDKRYLAEEADRLFGQDASFNSVLIVDAGGTIIASAPESLHLDGRTLQHKEPLSLRVPRISNAFRSLSGNLVVFITQPVFDAKGEYLGLIGGSVRLEQRNTLQALMDTNVRKDGAHVYLIDSARRVLYHTDPEQIGSVTGKGLIADAALSQDAGTLQATDANDVEMLAGFARVPSSGWGVISQQPLENIHAVLRHTMAKVMQGIAPLALFGIILIWWLGTRISAPLSRLAECAKRLDTPDSYERIRAVPARYFESWQIRRALLLGATLLQEKIGKLNQQAQTDALTGLANRRAMQDILARWQEAEKAFAVVSMDIDHFKRVNDTFGHGAGDETLRAIAQLMQQNSRSNDLPCRVGGEEFVLLLPNSSLQAAMDVAERLRASIDAADIETVGHVTVSLGVALWHPGADSIAVVLERADQLLYQAKQNGRNCVVAEQP, from the coding sequence ATGACCACTCGACCGAAGCCTAAGCTCAACCTTCGCACTCTGATTCTTATCTTTGTACTGCTCTCTGCCTTTGCAACCCTGGTCAATAGTTTCTGGGTGACGTTCAAGATTCAGAAGCAGGAGTTAATTGAGAATGCCCTGGAGGTGAACAAGGCCTACGCTTCTCGGATCGCGCTGAGTGTGGAGCAGGTGCTTAACTCTGACCTGGACAAGTTAAAGTATGGCTCCGGGGTCATTGGTAAGGCGTTTGACGATAAGCGCTATTTGGCGGAGGAGGCCGATCGACTGTTTGGCCAGGACGCCAGCTTCAACTCTGTGCTGATCGTCGACGCGGGCGGGACAATCATTGCCTCAGCCCCGGAAAGCCTCCATCTCGATGGGCGCACGCTGCAACACAAGGAGCCGCTCAGCCTTCGTGTGCCAAGAATCAGCAATGCGTTCAGGTCCCTCTCCGGCAATCTGGTGGTGTTCATTACCCAGCCCGTATTTGACGCGAAAGGCGAATACCTGGGCCTGATAGGCGGCAGTGTCCGGCTTGAGCAGAGAAATACACTACAGGCACTGATGGATACCAATGTGCGCAAGGATGGGGCGCATGTCTATCTCATCGACAGCGCCCGTCGGGTGCTCTATCACACCGACCCCGAGCAGATCGGCAGCGTCACGGGTAAGGGCTTGATCGCTGATGCTGCGCTCAGTCAGGACGCCGGTACTTTGCAGGCGACGGATGCCAATGACGTGGAAATGCTCGCGGGTTTCGCCAGGGTGCCCAGTAGCGGTTGGGGGGTGATTTCGCAACAGCCACTGGAAAATATCCACGCCGTTCTGCGCCATACCATGGCCAAGGTCATGCAGGGTATAGCGCCACTGGCTCTGTTCGGAATCATCTTGATCTGGTGGTTGGGGACAAGGATCTCGGCGCCGCTGTCCAGGCTTGCCGAGTGCGCCAAACGACTGGACACACCCGACAGCTACGAACGCATCCGGGCAGTCCCGGCGCGTTATTTCGAAAGCTGGCAGATTCGCAGAGCATTGTTGCTGGGTGCCACCCTGCTGCAAGAGAAAATCGGCAAGCTCAATCAGCAAGCGCAAACCGATGCGCTGACAGGCCTGGCCAACCGTCGAGCGATGCAGGACATCCTGGCGCGCTGGCAGGAGGCCGAAAAAGCGTTCGCCGTTGTTTCCATGGACATCGACCACTTCAAACGTGTGAACGACACCTTCGGCCACGGTGCAGGTGATGAAACACTGAGGGCTATCGCGCAGCTCATGCAGCAGAATTCGCGGTCCAATGACTTGCCCTGCAGGGTCGGTGGAGAGGAGTTCGTGTTGTTATTGCCCAATAGTTCGCTTCAGGCTGCAATGGATGTCGCCGAGCGACTGCGTGCCTCAATTGACGCAGCGGACATTGAAACTGTCGGGCACGTGACGGTTTCGCTGGGCGTCGCGCTATGGCACCCCGGCGCCGATTCGATAGCGGTTGTGCTTGAGAGGGCTGACCAGCTGTTGTACCAGGCCAAACAAAACGGGCGCAATTGCGTGGTGGCTGAGCAGCCTTGA
- a CDS encoding DUF2784 domain-containing protein — MLYRVAADSLVLFHLSFILFVLFGGLLALKWRPVMWLHLPAAAWGVAVEVFHLPCPLTRWENLFRHLAGQDGYGGGFVEHYILTLIYPAGLTPNIQWVLGAVVLLINMAVYVRLIRRTQANTPGRPR, encoded by the coding sequence ATGCTCTATCGCGTAGCCGCCGACAGCCTGGTGCTGTTTCACCTGAGTTTCATCTTGTTCGTGCTGTTCGGCGGATTGCTGGCCCTCAAGTGGCGGCCTGTCATGTGGCTGCACCTGCCCGCAGCGGCCTGGGGGGTCGCCGTCGAGGTGTTCCACCTGCCCTGCCCGCTGACCCGTTGGGAGAACCTGTTCCGCCATCTCGCCGGGCAGGACGGTTATGGCGGCGGGTTTGTCGAGCATTACATCCTCACGCTGATCTACCCGGCCGGGCTGACCCCGAACATTCAATGGGTACTCGGGGCCGTGGTGTTGCTGATCAACATGGCGGTGTATGTGCGCTTGATCAGGCGGACGCAGGCAAACACCCCAGGTCGGCCAAGGTAG
- a CDS encoding NAD-dependent epimerase/dehydratase family protein: protein MSKVLVLGATGGIGGEVARQMSAAGWEVCALTRDVDKARRANAAFSWLQGDALNRQEVLAAARGCAVIVHAVNPPGYRNWAEQVLPMIDNSIAAAIAEGATIVLPGTVYNFGPDAFPVLHEDSPQHPQTRKGAIRVQLEQRLQDASRQGARVVIVRAGDFFGARVANNWFAQGLVKPGKPVHAVSYPGAPGVAHQWAYLPDVARTMLELIERRASLDAFARFHMAGHMDTDGTQMAEAIQRVVLRRTGHQPRVGRFPWWLMKLAAPFVVTVREMQEMRYLWQTPLRLDNQRLLDALGREPHTPLEQAVETTLADLGCLPASA from the coding sequence ATGAGCAAAGTTCTGGTATTGGGAGCGACGGGCGGGATCGGCGGCGAAGTGGCGCGGCAGATGAGTGCGGCAGGCTGGGAGGTGTGTGCGTTGACCCGGGATGTGGACAAGGCGCGCCGTGCGAATGCCGCCTTCTCCTGGCTCCAGGGCGATGCACTCAATCGCCAGGAAGTGCTCGCTGCCGCGCGTGGCTGTGCGGTGATCGTCCATGCGGTCAACCCACCGGGCTATCGCAACTGGGCCGAGCAGGTGCTGCCAATGATCGATAACAGTATCGCGGCGGCCATCGCCGAGGGCGCGACCATCGTGTTGCCTGGCACGGTCTACAACTTCGGGCCGGATGCGTTTCCCGTGTTGCACGAAGACTCGCCTCAGCACCCGCAGACACGCAAAGGCGCGATTCGTGTGCAACTGGAGCAGCGTCTACAGGACGCTTCCCGCCAGGGCGCTCGTGTGGTGATCGTGCGCGCCGGGGATTTTTTCGGCGCCCGGGTGGCCAACAATTGGTTCGCCCAAGGCTTGGTCAAGCCCGGCAAACCGGTGCACGCCGTCAGCTACCCGGGCGCTCCCGGTGTGGCGCATCAATGGGCGTACCTGCCGGATGTGGCGCGCACGATGCTCGAGTTGATTGAGCGTCGGGCGAGCCTCGATGCGTTCGCGCGCTTTCATATGGCTGGGCATATGGACACGGACGGCACGCAGATGGCCGAGGCGATCCAGCGCGTGGTGCTGCGTCGGACCGGCCATCAACCGCGCGTAGGTCGTTTCCCTTGGTGGTTGATGAAATTGGCAGCGCCCTTTGTCGTCACAGTCCGTGAGATGCAGGAAATGCGCTACCTGTGGCAAACCCCGTTGCGCCTGGATAACCAGCGCTTGCTGGATGCCTTGGGCCGTGAGCCGCACACGCCGCTGGAACAGGCGGTGGAGACTACCTTGGCCGACCTGGGGTGTTTGCCTGCGTCCGCCTGA
- a CDS encoding aspartate/glutamate racemase family protein: MRILVVNVNTTESITETIAQQARAVASPGTEIVGLTPYFGAESVEGNFESYLAAIAVMDRVMAYDQPFDAVIQAGYGEHGREGLQELLNVPVVDITEAAASTAMFLGHAYSVVTTLDRTVPLIEDRLKLAGLYQRCASVRASGMAVLELEEDPLAAMEAIVRQAELAIRDDKAEVICLGCGGMAGLDEQIRQRTGVPVVDGVTAAVTIAESLVRLGLSTSKIRTYATPRPKKVIGWPGKLGR, translated from the coding sequence ATGCGCATCCTCGTGGTCAACGTCAACACCACCGAATCCATCACTGAAACCATCGCCCAGCAGGCACGGGCCGTGGCCTCGCCCGGCACCGAAATCGTCGGCCTCACGCCGTATTTCGGCGCCGAGTCGGTGGAAGGCAATTTCGAAAGCTACCTGGCCGCTATCGCCGTGATGGACCGGGTGATGGCCTACGATCAGCCGTTTGATGCGGTGATCCAGGCCGGCTATGGCGAACATGGCCGTGAAGGCTTGCAGGAGTTGTTGAATGTGCCCGTGGTGGACATCACCGAGGCGGCGGCCAGCACGGCGATGTTCCTGGGCCACGCCTACTCGGTGGTGACCACCCTGGACCGTACCGTGCCGTTGATCGAAGACCGATTGAAACTTGCCGGGCTGTATCAACGCTGCGCCTCGGTACGCGCCAGTGGCATGGCAGTGCTTGAGCTTGAAGAAGACCCACTGGCCGCCATGGAAGCCATCGTGCGCCAGGCGGAACTGGCGATCCGCGACGACAAGGCCGAAGTGATCTGCCTGGGCTGCGGCGGTATGGCCGGGCTGGATGAGCAAATTCGCCAGCGCACCGGCGTGCCGGTGGTGGATGGAGTGACGGCGGCGGTGACCATTGCCGAATCCCTGGTTCGGTTGGGGTTGTCGACATCGAAGATCAGGACCTATGCCACGCCGAGGCCGAAGAAGGTCATTGGTTGGCCGGGTAAGTTGGGCCGGTAG
- a CDS encoding response regulator — translation MIARMRIRPNKALRILIADEQHFYRLRIERDLNHLGYYRIAPLHQLVQVFSAVEYDREPLDLLIINASLVKGVKFDLFSFCMDNPHIRYALIYDDQQRGVPSLLVCRQHKVLISALPLPDLETLTHLMAKVETCPVAQERNGEVGA, via the coding sequence GTGATCGCGAGGATGCGAATAAGGCCGAATAAAGCGCTACGAATTCTGATCGCAGATGAACAACACTTTTACCGGTTGAGGATTGAACGGGACCTGAACCATTTGGGTTATTACCGTATTGCACCCTTGCATCAACTGGTGCAGGTATTTAGTGCGGTGGAGTACGACCGCGAGCCTCTGGACCTGTTGATTATCAACGCCTCATTGGTGAAGGGGGTGAAATTTGATCTGTTTTCTTTCTGCATGGACAACCCGCATATTCGTTATGCATTGATTTACGATGATCAGCAACGGGGCGTACCCTCGCTTCTGGTATGCCGTCAACACAAGGTGCTGATCAGTGCTTTGCCATTGCCGGACCTCGAAACCCTCACCCACCTGATGGCAAAGGTCGAGACCTGTCCTGTTGCGCAGGAGCGAAACGGAGAAGTCGGAGCCTAA
- a CDS encoding gamma-glutamylcyclotransferase family protein produces MEHSTQFPVLLFSYGTLQDKAVQLANFGRELVGQQDAMLGYSQSWVEITDPEVLATSGKTHHPIVAPTTEKAASVEGMVFQINEQELAAADAYEVSDYKRVSVALASGLTAWVYVQA; encoded by the coding sequence ATGGAACACTCCACCCAATTTCCTGTGCTGCTGTTTTCCTACGGCACCTTGCAAGACAAGGCCGTGCAACTGGCCAACTTCGGCCGGGAATTAGTCGGCCAGCAGGACGCGATGCTGGGCTATTCACAAAGCTGGGTAGAAATCACCGACCCCGAAGTGCTGGCCACCAGCGGCAAGACCCACCACCCGATTGTCGCACCGACTACAGAAAAGGCGGCCAGCGTTGAAGGCATGGTCTTTCAGATCAACGAACAGGAACTGGCGGCGGCGGATGCGTATGAAGTGTCCGACTATAAGCGGGTCTCGGTCGCGCTGGCTTCCGGGCTGACGGCTTGGGTGTACGTACAAGCGTGA
- a CDS encoding M24 family metallopeptidase encodes MTAQPKEAVGAAYSIDSMRYAQTMTWQAIDHLAQRIRPGMLESEARELGKQVLTELDMQRIWHPLLVRFGANTLKTFKQRSDGDPVLGEHDIFFIDMGAVWQGHEGDAGATFTTGNDPQMIACANAAKELFDRVQSRWKNHQAVGLELYRYAEEQAQAMGWQLNLDIKGHRVSDFPHAIHRGGDLGDFEHYPNAGLWILEIQIAHPSKPYGAFYEDLLA; translated from the coding sequence GTGACTGCACAACCCAAAGAAGCCGTGGGCGCCGCCTACAGTATCGACTCCATGCGTTATGCCCAGACCATGACGTGGCAAGCCATCGACCACCTTGCCCAACGTATTCGCCCCGGCATGCTCGAATCCGAAGCGCGCGAGCTGGGCAAGCAGGTGCTCACCGAGCTCGACATGCAACGCATCTGGCACCCGCTACTGGTGCGTTTCGGTGCCAACACCCTCAAGACCTTCAAGCAACGCTCCGACGGCGACCCGGTACTGGGTGAACACGATATCTTCTTCATCGACATGGGCGCGGTGTGGCAAGGCCACGAAGGCGACGCCGGTGCGACCTTCACCACCGGCAACGACCCGCAGATGATCGCCTGCGCCAACGCCGCCAAAGAACTCTTCGACCGCGTACAATCACGCTGGAAAAACCACCAGGCCGTGGGTCTTGAGCTTTATCGCTACGCCGAGGAGCAGGCCCAGGCCATGGGCTGGCAACTGAACCTCGACATCAAAGGGCACCGCGTCAGCGACTTTCCCCACGCGATTCACCGTGGCGGCGACCTGGGGGATTTCGAGCACTACCCGAATGCCGGACTGTGGATCCTGGAAATCCAGATCGCCCACCCGAGCAAGCCGTACGGCGCCTTCTACGAAGATTTACTCGCCTGA
- a CDS encoding LysR family transcriptional regulator, with protein MPANIGWELYRSFLGVLKEGSLSGAARLLGITQPTVGRHIAALELALGVVLFTRSPTGLLPTAVAHTLRAHAETMERTAAALERAASAQGDEVRGVVRISASEVVGVEVLPPIITQLRRQHPHLRVELILSNRLIDLLQLEADIAVRMVRPSQEQLLARRVGLIEVGLHARDDYLQQHGIPLQMQDLVGHSVIGFDQESAFIRSLAIKGFERSTFAISSDSDLAQLALIRAGAGIGGCQVQLAKQDPRLHRVLPDAFAFKMDTWVTMHEDLRNSPRCRVTFDALVQGLQRYVQD; from the coding sequence ATGCCTGCGAATATTGGTTGGGAGCTTTACCGGTCGTTCCTCGGCGTACTGAAGGAAGGATCGTTGTCGGGGGCCGCGCGGCTGCTTGGCATCACACAGCCGACGGTCGGCCGGCACATCGCTGCACTGGAATTGGCGCTGGGGGTGGTGCTGTTTACTCGCTCGCCCACCGGGCTGTTGCCGACGGCGGTGGCCCACACCTTGCGCGCCCACGCCGAAACCATGGAGCGCACGGCCGCCGCCCTGGAGCGCGCCGCGTCAGCCCAAGGCGACGAGGTACGTGGCGTGGTGCGGATTTCCGCCAGTGAAGTGGTCGGCGTGGAAGTGTTGCCGCCGATCATCACGCAGTTGCGCCGCCAGCACCCGCACCTGCGGGTTGAACTGATCCTGAGCAACCGCCTGATCGACCTGCTGCAACTGGAGGCCGACATCGCTGTGCGTATGGTGCGACCGAGCCAGGAGCAACTGCTGGCAAGGCGCGTCGGCCTGATCGAAGTCGGCCTGCACGCCCGCGACGATTATCTGCAACAGCACGGCATCCCTCTTCAGATGCAAGACCTGGTCGGCCACTCGGTGATTGGCTTCGATCAGGAAAGCGCGTTTATCCGCAGCCTGGCCATCAAAGGCTTTGAACGCAGCACCTTCGCCATCAGCAGCGACAGCGACCTGGCACAACTGGCGCTGATTCGCGCCGGTGCCGGTATCGGCGGCTGCCAGGTGCAACTGGCCAAGCAAGACCCGCGCCTGCACCGGGTCCTGCCCGACGCGTTTGCGTTCAAGATGGACACGTGGGTCACCATGCACGAAGACCTGCGCAACAGCCCGCGCTGCCGGGTGACATTTGATGCGCTGGTGCAGGGTTTACAGCGTTACGTACAGGATTGA
- a CDS encoding LysR family transcriptional regulator, with protein MESFGSIECFVRSAEGGSFAEAARHLSLTPAAVGKSVAKLEARLGVRLFQRSTRRLTLTEAGKLFLEEVSGSLITIQNAVANLASAEGRPVGTLKVSMGTVFGNRYVVPLLVEFMRRFPDISPDWHFDNRQVDLIGQGFDAAIGGGFELPQGVVARKLAPAHRILVASPAYLERRLPVRAPEDLSRCLGILIRSPQTGRVRTWQLTGPEREQRPLVLKPRMTMSDSEAACCASAQGLGIALVSMPMAVPFLDSGAVVRVLPDWYVDDGNISIYYAEHKLLPGKTRAFVDFIIEQFSEKGLGQRFSAI; from the coding sequence ATGGAAAGCTTTGGAAGTATCGAATGCTTTGTGCGCAGTGCCGAAGGCGGCAGCTTCGCCGAAGCGGCCCGGCACCTGAGCCTGACGCCGGCGGCGGTCGGCAAGAGTGTCGCCAAGTTGGAAGCACGCCTCGGTGTTCGCCTGTTTCAACGCAGCACCCGGCGCCTGACCCTGACCGAAGCCGGCAAGCTGTTCCTCGAAGAAGTCAGCGGCAGCCTCATCACCATCCAGAACGCCGTGGCCAACCTGGCGAGCGCGGAAGGCCGCCCGGTGGGCACGCTCAAGGTCAGCATGGGCACGGTGTTCGGCAATCGTTATGTGGTGCCGTTACTGGTGGAGTTCATGCGGCGCTTTCCGGATATCAGCCCGGACTGGCATTTCGATAATCGCCAGGTGGACCTGATCGGCCAAGGCTTTGATGCGGCTATCGGCGGCGGTTTTGAACTGCCCCAGGGTGTGGTGGCGCGCAAGTTGGCACCTGCGCATCGAATACTGGTGGCCTCGCCGGCTTATCTGGAGCGGCGTCTGCCGGTAAGGGCGCCCGAAGATTTATCGCGTTGCCTGGGCATCCTGATCCGCTCTCCGCAAACCGGCCGCGTGCGCACCTGGCAGCTCACGGGCCCGGAGCGTGAGCAACGCCCGCTGGTGCTCAAGCCGCGCATGACCATGAGCGATTCCGAAGCCGCCTGCTGCGCCAGCGCCCAAGGCCTTGGGATTGCGCTGGTCAGCATGCCGATGGCCGTGCCGTTCCTCGACAGCGGCGCGGTGGTGCGGGTGTTGCCCGATTGGTACGTCGACGACGGCAACATCTCCATTTACTACGCCGAACACAAGCTGCTGCCCGGCAAGACTCGGGCGTTTGTGGACTTCATCATTGAGCAGTTTTCCGAAAAGGGCTTGGGGCAGCGGTTCAGCGCGATTTGA